In Microplitis demolitor isolate Queensland-Clemson2020A chromosome 9, iyMicDemo2.1a, whole genome shotgun sequence, one genomic interval encodes:
- the LOC103575983 gene encoding medium-chain acyl-CoA ligase ACSF2, mitochondrial isoform X1, producing MFLSRQYLRNKSRNSVSIIKYYTSIRLNSTENNIDSSSSYRFYPGKLPIIDITVGKLFEKACKEFKNRECVVSVHQNNIRLTYNQVLERADKLAAGLKKLNLKYGDRVGVWGPNDYQWLLAFIAISRAGCIMVGINPAYQQNELNYCLNKVQVNTVIAPDKFRTQDYGKMLIDAKNTCPSLKNIILWTDNSIKGTYRFSDIESLATNVEIEGIKATQNEISPYDGCNIQFTSGTTGYPKAPLLSHRSFVNNGRQIVERAGLINNNIHHKVCLNVPFFHAFGMIHGCMAGFYAGMTFVLESPIFNPKNSIETIVNEKCTVAYGTPTMWVNMLDMQEKLQARISSLHLTTTGGAIVSPELMKKIRNTFKVDKPTIIYGLTENTAVVFHTVPEDPHELTDYTVGRLHDHIEAKVVDENGQTIPIGTPGELWTRGYSTMIGYWNDPENTSKTIDEAGWLKSGDKFILHANGYGEVVGRLKDIIIRGGENIFPKEIEGFLESHNDIIEAQVFGVHDDVYGEEICACIRLKNNKKKITLNDIKLYAKGKISHFKIPRYIHFVEEFPKTTSGKIQKFKLKQLMEINGIIPPSKGK from the exons atgtttttaagtAGACAATATTTGAG AAATAAATCACGAAATTCtgtaagtataataaaatattatacatcAATAAGATTAAATAgtacagaaaataatattgattcatcatcatcatatcGTTTTTATCCTGGAAAATTACCTATTATTGATATCACAGtaggaaaattatttgaaaaagcatgtaaagaatttaaaaatcgtgAATGTGTTGTATCAGttcatcaaaataatattcgcTTAACATACAATCAAGTACTTGAACGTGCGGATAAATTAGCAgcaggattaaaaaaattaaatttaaaatacggTGATCGTGTAGGCGTATGGGGTCCAAATGATTACCAATGGTTACTTGCATTTATCGCAATATCACGAGCTGGATGTATCATGGTTGGTATTAATCCAGCTTATCaacaaaatgaattaaattattgtttaaataaagttcAAGTTAATACTGTTATTGCCCCTGATAAATTTCGTACACAAGACTATggaaaaatgttaattgatgcaaaaaatacatgtccttcattaaaaaacattattttatggacagataattcaataaa AGGAACATATAGGTTCTCAGATATTGAATCTCTTGCTACAAATGTTGAAATTGAGGGAATTAAAGCAactcaaaatgaaatttcaccCTATGACGGTTGtaatattcaatttacttCTGGCACTACAGGTTATCCTAAGGCACCCTTATTATCACACAGATCTTTTGTTAATAACGGACGTCAG atagtAGAAAGAGCCggattgataaataataatattcatcataaaGTTTGTTTAAATGTACCATTTTTTCATGCATTTGGTATGATACATGGATGTATGGCTGGTTTTTACGCTGGTATGACATTTGTACTTGAATCGCCAATATTTAatccaaaaaattcaattgaaacAATTGTTAATGAAAAATGTACTGTTGCTTATGGAACTCCAACAATGTGG gtAAATATGTTGGATATGCAGGAAAAATTACAAGCTCGAATTTCATCATTGCATTTAACAACAACTGGTGGTGCAATAGTATCACctgaattgatgaaaaaaattcgcaATACATTTAAAGTAGATAAACCAacg ataatttatgGTCTTACGGAAAATACAGCAGTTGTTTTTCATACAGTACCTGAAGATCCACATGAATTAACTGATTACACTGTAGGGCGTCTTCATGATCATATTGAAGCAAAg gtAGTAGATGAAAATGGACAAACGATACCTATTGGTACACCTGGAGAACTTTGGACTCGTGGTTATTCTACAATGATAGGTTATTGGAATGATCCAGAAAATACATCAAAGACAATAGATGAAGCTGGTTGGTTGAAAAGtggtgataaatttatattacatgcCAATGGATATGGTGAAGTTGTTGGGAGATTAAAAGATATCATTATTCGTGggggtgaaaatatttttccaaag gAAATTGAAGGATTTTTAGAATCACACAATGATATAATAGAAGCACAAGTATTTGGTGTACATGATGATGTTTATGGTGAAGAAATCTGTGCCTGcattcgattaaaaaataataaaaaaaaaattactttgaatgacattaaattatatgctaAAGGTAAAATATCTCATTTCAAAATACCACGATATATTCATTTTGTTGAAGAATTTCCAAAAACTACAagtggaaaaattcaaaaattcaaattaaaacaacttaTGGAAATTAATGGGATTATACCTCCATCTAAaggaaaataa
- the LOC103575983 gene encoding medium-chain acyl-CoA ligase ACSF2, mitochondrial isoform X2 translates to MFLSRQYLRNKSRNSVSIIKYYTSIRLNSTENNIDSSSSYRFYPGKLPIIDITVGKLFEKACKEFKNRECVVSVHQNNIRLTYNQVLERADKLAAGLKKLNLKYGDRVGVWGPNDYQWLLAFIAISRAGCIMVGINPAYQQNELNYCLNKVQVNTVIAPDKFRTQDYGKMLIDAKNTCPSLKNIILWTDNSIKFSDIESLATNVEIEGIKATQNEISPYDGCNIQFTSGTTGYPKAPLLSHRSFVNNGRQIVERAGLINNNIHHKVCLNVPFFHAFGMIHGCMAGFYAGMTFVLESPIFNPKNSIETIVNEKCTVAYGTPTMWVNMLDMQEKLQARISSLHLTTTGGAIVSPELMKKIRNTFKVDKPTIIYGLTENTAVVFHTVPEDPHELTDYTVGRLHDHIEAKVVDENGQTIPIGTPGELWTRGYSTMIGYWNDPENTSKTIDEAGWLKSGDKFILHANGYGEVVGRLKDIIIRGGENIFPKEIEGFLESHNDIIEAQVFGVHDDVYGEEICACIRLKNNKKKITLNDIKLYAKGKISHFKIPRYIHFVEEFPKTTSGKIQKFKLKQLMEINGIIPPSKGK, encoded by the exons atgtttttaagtAGACAATATTTGAG AAATAAATCACGAAATTCtgtaagtataataaaatattatacatcAATAAGATTAAATAgtacagaaaataatattgattcatcatcatcatatcGTTTTTATCCTGGAAAATTACCTATTATTGATATCACAGtaggaaaattatttgaaaaagcatgtaaagaatttaaaaatcgtgAATGTGTTGTATCAGttcatcaaaataatattcgcTTAACATACAATCAAGTACTTGAACGTGCGGATAAATTAGCAgcaggattaaaaaaattaaatttaaaatacggTGATCGTGTAGGCGTATGGGGTCCAAATGATTACCAATGGTTACTTGCATTTATCGCAATATCACGAGCTGGATGTATCATGGTTGGTATTAATCCAGCTTATCaacaaaatgaattaaattattgtttaaataaagttcAAGTTAATACTGTTATTGCCCCTGATAAATTTCGTACACAAGACTATggaaaaatgttaattgatgcaaaaaatacatgtccttcattaaaaaacattattttatggacagataattcaataaa GTTCTCAGATATTGAATCTCTTGCTACAAATGTTGAAATTGAGGGAATTAAAGCAactcaaaatgaaatttcaccCTATGACGGTTGtaatattcaatttacttCTGGCACTACAGGTTATCCTAAGGCACCCTTATTATCACACAGATCTTTTGTTAATAACGGACGTCAG atagtAGAAAGAGCCggattgataaataataatattcatcataaaGTTTGTTTAAATGTACCATTTTTTCATGCATTTGGTATGATACATGGATGTATGGCTGGTTTTTACGCTGGTATGACATTTGTACTTGAATCGCCAATATTTAatccaaaaaattcaattgaaacAATTGTTAATGAAAAATGTACTGTTGCTTATGGAACTCCAACAATGTGG gtAAATATGTTGGATATGCAGGAAAAATTACAAGCTCGAATTTCATCATTGCATTTAACAACAACTGGTGGTGCAATAGTATCACctgaattgatgaaaaaaattcgcaATACATTTAAAGTAGATAAACCAacg ataatttatgGTCTTACGGAAAATACAGCAGTTGTTTTTCATACAGTACCTGAAGATCCACATGAATTAACTGATTACACTGTAGGGCGTCTTCATGATCATATTGAAGCAAAg gtAGTAGATGAAAATGGACAAACGATACCTATTGGTACACCTGGAGAACTTTGGACTCGTGGTTATTCTACAATGATAGGTTATTGGAATGATCCAGAAAATACATCAAAGACAATAGATGAAGCTGGTTGGTTGAAAAGtggtgataaatttatattacatgcCAATGGATATGGTGAAGTTGTTGGGAGATTAAAAGATATCATTATTCGTGggggtgaaaatatttttccaaag gAAATTGAAGGATTTTTAGAATCACACAATGATATAATAGAAGCACAAGTATTTGGTGTACATGATGATGTTTATGGTGAAGAAATCTGTGCCTGcattcgattaaaaaataataaaaaaaaaattactttgaatgacattaaattatatgctaAAGGTAAAATATCTCATTTCAAAATACCACGATATATTCATTTTGTTGAAGAATTTCCAAAAACTACAagtggaaaaattcaaaaattcaaattaaaacaacttaTGGAAATTAATGGGATTATACCTCCATCTAAaggaaaataa